A single genomic interval of Spirosoma linguale DSM 74 harbors:
- a CDS encoding glucose-methanol-choline oxidoreductase (KEGG: cak:Caul_4606 glucose-methanol-choline oxidoreductase) produces the protein MSYFNIDAQALNTYDAIVIGSGISGGWAAKELTGKGLRTLVLERGRDVRHITDYPTTNTQPWEFEHRNQLKREVKEANPIISKCYAFYEGTEQFFVKDAEHPYIQEKPFDWIRGYQVGGKSLMWARQTQRWSDFDFEGPARDGFAVDWPIRYADIAPWYSYVERFAGISGNKDGLATLPDGEFLPPHEWNCVEKHFQKKVAGKYKDRHVIMGRAAHITKPQQVHYDQGRAQCQHRTICERGCPFGGYFSSNSSTIPWAAKTGKMTLRPNSVVHSIIYDEKKGRATGVRVVDSQTKKMTEYYARIIFLNAAALNSNLVLLNSTSSRFPNGLGNDSGVLGKYAAFHNYRAGISAEYDGELDSTTDGRRPNSPYIPRFRNVLKQETNFLRGYAAGFSAGRSSYSDQNAIGADLKHNLLNPKLGGWYVGSHMMGETIPKESNYVALDSSQKDPFGIPQLKISIAYDDNDDKMVKDYQEQLTEMFTEAGFKNIRVRDSHASPGLDIHEMGGVRMGKDPKTSMLNKWNQLHAVKNVFVTDGSCMTSTSTQNPSLTYMALTARAADYAVKAMKKGLV, from the coding sequence ATGTCTTATTTTAACATAGATGCTCAGGCACTCAATACCTACGACGCTATAGTCATTGGCTCCGGTATCAGTGGGGGATGGGCCGCCAAAGAACTGACTGGCAAAGGGTTACGTACGCTCGTTCTCGAACGGGGGCGGGATGTCCGGCATATTACGGATTATCCCACAACCAACACCCAGCCCTGGGAATTTGAACACCGCAACCAACTCAAGCGGGAGGTTAAAGAGGCTAACCCCATCATCAGCAAGTGCTATGCGTTTTACGAAGGAACCGAGCAGTTCTTCGTGAAAGATGCCGAGCACCCCTATATTCAGGAGAAACCGTTCGACTGGATTCGGGGCTATCAGGTAGGCGGTAAATCGCTGATGTGGGCGCGGCAAACGCAGCGGTGGAGCGACTTCGACTTTGAAGGCCCCGCCCGCGATGGATTCGCGGTCGACTGGCCGATTCGCTATGCCGATATTGCTCCCTGGTATAGTTACGTAGAACGGTTTGCCGGAATTTCGGGCAATAAAGACGGACTGGCGACATTGCCCGATGGCGAGTTTCTGCCCCCGCACGAGTGGAACTGTGTGGAAAAGCACTTCCAGAAAAAAGTTGCCGGGAAGTACAAAGACCGGCACGTCATCATGGGTCGGGCGGCCCACATCACCAAACCACAGCAGGTGCATTACGATCAGGGGCGGGCGCAGTGCCAGCACCGGACCATCTGTGAGCGGGGCTGTCCGTTTGGCGGCTATTTCAGTAGTAACTCATCGACAATTCCCTGGGCGGCTAAAACGGGGAAAATGACCCTTCGGCCAAACTCGGTCGTGCATTCGATCATCTATGATGAGAAAAAGGGCCGCGCAACCGGGGTTCGGGTTGTTGACTCCCAAACCAAGAAAATGACCGAATATTATGCCCGGATTATTTTCCTGAATGCTGCCGCGCTGAACTCCAATCTGGTGCTGCTGAACTCGACCTCCAGCCGGTTTCCCAATGGGCTGGGTAACGACAGCGGTGTGCTGGGTAAATACGCAGCCTTCCACAACTACCGGGCGGGTATCTCGGCCGAATACGACGGTGAACTTGATTCGACTACCGACGGGCGTAGACCGAACAGCCCATATATTCCCCGTTTCCGCAACGTACTGAAGCAGGAAACAAACTTCCTGCGTGGGTATGCGGCCGGTTTCTCGGCGGGGCGCAGTTCGTACTCGGATCAGAATGCCATTGGTGCCGATCTGAAACATAACCTGCTTAACCCAAAACTCGGCGGCTGGTATGTCGGCTCGCACATGATGGGCGAAACCATCCCGAAAGAAAGCAACTACGTAGCCCTCGACTCGTCGCAGAAAGACCCGTTTGGAATTCCGCAACTGAAGATTTCCATCGCTTATGATGATAACGACGATAAGATGGTGAAAGATTATCAGGAGCAGCTTACGGAAATGTTTACCGAAGCCGGTTTCAAGAATATCCGCGTTCGGGATAGCCACGCCAGCCCCGGCCTCGACATTCACGAAATGGGTGGCGTACGGATGGGAAAAGACCCCAAAACGTCGATGCTTAATAAGTGGAATCAGCTGCATGCCGTTAAAAACGTGTTTGTAACGGACGGCTCCTGTATGACCTCCACATCGACCCAAAACCCTTCGCTGACCTACATGGCGCTGACGGCGCGTGCCGCCGATTATGCCGTGAAGGCAATGAAGAAGGGATTGGTATAG
- a CDS encoding Xylose isomerase domain protein TIM barrel (PFAM: Xylose isomerase domain protein TIM barrel~KEGG: pat:Patl_2692 twin-arginine translocation pathway signal), with translation MNQSSNITRQQFLKMGALAASAAFLPQLDVFAATSKKVGLQLYTLRDLMAKDPEGTLRKVAQLGYKEVEPFGYSDGKFFGKTPKEFAALIKELGMTAPSGHYTTGKTMPKTKGTLTNDWKRAVDDAAAIGQKYMVCAYLFPEERTKLDDYKAFADLFNKSAEVVKAAGMQFCYHNHDFEFVALDGKIPYDVLTSGTDKNLVKLELDLYWATRAGQDPVALFKKHPGRFPLWHVKDMEKTAEKAFAPVGTGSIDFQRIFDAKKTAGMTHYFVEQDVCKLPPLESIAISIKNIDKLKV, from the coding sequence ATGAATCAGTCCTCTAACATTACGCGCCAACAGTTTCTTAAGATGGGGGCTCTGGCAGCCTCGGCGGCCTTTCTGCCGCAACTGGATGTGTTCGCGGCTACATCGAAAAAAGTTGGCTTACAGCTGTACACGCTGCGTGACCTGATGGCAAAAGACCCCGAAGGAACCCTGCGGAAAGTTGCCCAGCTAGGCTATAAAGAAGTTGAACCCTTTGGGTATTCGGACGGGAAATTCTTCGGTAAAACACCCAAAGAGTTTGCAGCCCTGATAAAAGAGTTGGGAATGACAGCGCCCAGCGGTCACTATACGACTGGCAAAACGATGCCCAAGACAAAAGGAACGCTGACGAATGACTGGAAGCGGGCCGTTGACGATGCGGCTGCCATTGGTCAGAAATACATGGTTTGCGCTTATCTGTTTCCCGAAGAACGTACCAAACTGGACGATTATAAAGCATTTGCCGACCTGTTCAACAAATCGGCCGAAGTTGTGAAGGCAGCCGGGATGCAGTTCTGCTACCATAATCACGACTTTGAGTTTGTAGCACTTGATGGAAAAATACCCTATGATGTGTTGACGAGTGGTACCGATAAAAATCTGGTTAAACTCGAACTCGATTTGTACTGGGCTACAAGGGCGGGTCAGGACCCCGTCGCGTTATTCAAAAAGCACCCCGGCCGGTTCCCGCTCTGGCACGTGAAAGACATGGAAAAAACAGCGGAAAAGGCCTTCGCACCGGTTGGTACTGGTTCTATTGACTTCCAGCGCATTTTCGATGCCAAGAAAACGGCGGGAATGACCCACTACTTTGTGGAGCAGGACGTTTGCAAACTGCCACCACTTGAGTCAATTGCCATTAGCATCAAAAATATTGACAAGCTGAAAGTATAA
- a CDS encoding PAS/PAC sensor signal transduction histidine kinase (KEGG: rle:RL1819 putative two component sensor histidine kinase transcriptional regulatory protein~TIGRFAM: PAS sensor protein~PFAM: ATP-binding region ATPase domain protein; PAS fold-4 domain protein; histidine kinase A domain protein~SMART: ATP-binding region ATPase domain protein; histidine kinase A domain protein), whose amino-acid sequence METRSLLQGILDASPDAISIFETVYDESGSPADFRLVMTNQVSASIMALSMEHAVGRLFSELTPEELQNERFNALKQVSETGKPLDREVYTHRTDGLYLWVKSSFRRFENYVVVTYTDITKRKEAETQREIQTTLLERVFATTLLGIVVYQAVRSPLDEITNFRVVKVNRVAKELISGSADITGQLLTDLFPESVTPATMNRFRNVCETGIPFEIEYYYLPLAKWYNIVGVQLGDGLMLTYVDITARKQAEEASTQQSSLLLRISESVKIGILTTEPILDDTSRIIDFRYTYFNEQAKNSLPPDWQQVSDQTVRSINFAGNADQMVALLTHVVETGETLRRETITPDGKIIFSVVSKLGTGTIITFLDVTQQRQAEEQARYSAELEQKVADRTQALSLTLSELEQSRNELERALAVERELSELKVRFVSMASHEFRTPLTTILTSTSLLEKYAEITNQQDRQLKHIERIKIAVKHLNDILEEFLSLEKLQEGQINVHPVAVDLSQLVSETVHYIQDAFGQKQSIEVALSCPGSINLDPSLFRKILINLLSNAVKYSGPETEIKIQAFCDNSLLILSVQDQGIGISEDDQKRLFERFFRAKNVSTIQGTGLGLHIVNRYIRLMGGQINLASELNVGTTLTVTLPI is encoded by the coding sequence ATGGAAACCAGATCATTACTTCAGGGAATTCTGGATGCTTCACCCGACGCTATTAGTATTTTTGAAACTGTTTACGATGAATCAGGCTCTCCTGCAGACTTCCGGTTGGTGATGACCAATCAGGTATCGGCCAGTATTATGGCATTGTCTATGGAGCATGCAGTTGGCCGGCTATTTAGTGAGTTAACCCCCGAAGAACTCCAGAACGAACGTTTTAATGCCCTTAAACAGGTTAGTGAAACCGGTAAACCGCTTGATCGGGAAGTGTACACACACCGTACTGATGGACTGTACCTTTGGGTAAAATCATCTTTTCGGCGATTTGAAAACTATGTTGTCGTTACCTACACGGATATTACAAAGCGAAAAGAAGCCGAAACACAACGAGAAATACAAACAACCCTGCTTGAGCGGGTGTTTGCAACAACACTATTGGGTATCGTCGTTTATCAGGCAGTTCGTAGTCCTTTGGATGAGATAACGAACTTCCGTGTCGTAAAGGTCAACCGAGTTGCCAAAGAATTAATCAGCGGTTCAGCCGATATAACCGGGCAACTACTTACGGATCTTTTTCCAGAGTCAGTAACGCCTGCGACCATGAATCGCTTCAGGAATGTTTGCGAAACGGGCATTCCTTTCGAAATCGAGTACTATTATCTACCCTTGGCTAAATGGTACAATATCGTTGGCGTACAGCTCGGTGACGGTTTAATGCTTACGTATGTAGATATAACTGCCCGAAAACAGGCTGAAGAAGCCAGCACGCAACAAAGCAGCCTTTTGTTGCGAATTAGCGAGTCGGTGAAGATCGGCATCTTAACGACCGAGCCTATCCTGGATGATACAAGCCGGATTATTGACTTCCGGTATACCTATTTTAACGAGCAGGCAAAAAATTCGCTGCCGCCAGACTGGCAGCAAGTTTCAGATCAGACAGTGCGTTCCATTAATTTTGCGGGAAATGCCGACCAGATGGTCGCCCTTTTGACCCACGTAGTAGAAACCGGCGAGACGTTACGGCGTGAAACGATAACCCCTGATGGCAAAATCATCTTTTCGGTAGTTTCAAAATTGGGTACCGGTACCATTATTACGTTTCTGGACGTTACCCAACAACGGCAGGCCGAAGAACAGGCCCGCTACAGCGCCGAGCTGGAACAAAAAGTAGCCGACCGAACGCAGGCGCTCTCCTTAACGCTTAGTGAACTTGAGCAGTCGCGGAATGAACTGGAACGGGCACTGGCTGTTGAACGGGAATTGAGCGAATTGAAAGTCCGATTTGTTTCCATGGCGTCTCATGAGTTTCGGACACCGTTAACCACGATTTTAACCTCCACCTCGCTCCTCGAAAAATACGCCGAAATCACTAATCAGCAGGACCGGCAACTAAAGCACATCGAGCGAATCAAAATCGCGGTCAAACACCTCAACGACATTCTCGAAGAATTTTTATCGTTGGAAAAACTTCAGGAAGGGCAGATCAACGTGCATCCTGTAGCGGTTGATTTGTCGCAGCTGGTCAGCGAAACTGTACACTATATACAGGATGCATTTGGGCAGAAACAATCGATTGAGGTTGCGCTTTCGTGTCCGGGTTCCATTAACCTGGACCCTTCCCTATTTCGAAAAATCCTCATCAATCTGCTCTCCAATGCAGTAAAGTATTCAGGGCCAGAAACGGAAATTAAAATACAGGCCTTCTGCGATAACAGCCTGCTGATACTGAGTGTTCAGGATCAGGGAATCGGAATATCGGAGGACGATCAGAAACGTTTGTTCGAGCGATTTTTCCGGGCTAAAAATGTATCGACTATCCAGGGAACCGGCCTGGGTCTTCACATCGTGAATCGATACATCAGGCTTATGGGCGGACAAATAAATCTGGCGAGTGAGCTAAATGTGGGCACAACGCTGACAGTAACGCTCCCAATCTAA
- a CDS encoding acetyl-CoA hydrolase/transferase (PFAM: acetyl-CoA hydrolase/transferase~KEGG: afw:Anae109_1010 acetyl-CoA hydrolase/transferase): protein MPSILPLTTPEQAVSAIQSGNRVFIHSVAQTPHVLIKAMVGRASELTNVEVCHMHTEGPLPYLDSTLQASFRPNSFFIGANMRKQLNQGIGDYVPVFLSEIPLLFRRNILPIDVALIQVSPPDVHGYCSLGPSVDISLAAIHAAKYVIAQINPRVPRTHGDGLIPISMLHAAVEVDEPVYEVLPGEISADDRKIGQYVASLVEDGATLQLGIGGIPNATLAELIHHKGLGIHTEMFSDGVIDLVERGVITGEHKTVLPYRIVSAFVMGSQRVYDFIDDNPEVAMKQASFTNDTAIIRRNPKVTAINSAIEIDLTGQVCADTIGTYQYSGVGGQMDFVRGASLSEGGKPIIALPSTTSKGLSKIVPFLKEGAGVTTTRAHVHYIVTEYGIADLYGQNLRQRARALINIAHPDHREELDRQAFERFGRLS from the coding sequence ATGCCATCAATCCTTCCTCTTACTACCCCCGAACAGGCCGTTTCGGCTATCCAGTCCGGCAATCGTGTTTTCATCCATAGCGTTGCGCAAACGCCCCACGTGCTGATAAAGGCTATGGTTGGCCGGGCTAGTGAATTGACCAATGTGGAAGTCTGCCATATGCATACTGAAGGCCCCCTGCCCTATCTGGACAGCACCCTTCAGGCATCATTCCGGCCAAATTCATTCTTTATCGGGGCTAATATGCGCAAGCAGCTTAATCAGGGAATCGGCGATTACGTACCCGTGTTTCTGAGCGAGATTCCCCTTTTGTTCCGTCGCAATATTTTACCCATCGACGTGGCACTCATTCAGGTATCACCGCCGGATGTGCACGGCTATTGTTCCCTGGGTCCATCGGTAGATATTTCCCTGGCGGCCATCCATGCAGCTAAATATGTAATTGCCCAGATAAACCCGCGTGTGCCGCGAACCCACGGCGACGGCCTGATTCCCATCTCCATGCTGCACGCGGCCGTGGAGGTCGATGAACCCGTATATGAAGTGCTGCCCGGAGAGATCAGCGCCGACGACAGGAAAATCGGGCAGTATGTGGCCAGTCTTGTCGAGGATGGGGCTACGCTTCAGTTAGGTATCGGCGGCATTCCCAACGCTACCCTGGCTGAACTTATTCACCACAAAGGGCTGGGTATTCATACTGAAATGTTCTCGGACGGGGTCATTGATCTGGTGGAGCGGGGTGTCATTACGGGCGAACACAAAACGGTGCTGCCTTACCGAATCGTTTCGGCCTTTGTAATGGGCAGCCAGCGCGTGTATGATTTTATCGACGACAATCCAGAGGTGGCCATGAAACAGGCCAGTTTCACCAATGATACCGCTATCATCCGACGGAACCCTAAAGTCACGGCCATCAATTCAGCCATTGAGATCGACCTGACCGGGCAGGTTTGTGCCGATACCATTGGCACCTACCAGTATTCGGGTGTTGGCGGACAGATGGACTTTGTGCGGGGCGCATCGCTTTCAGAAGGTGGTAAACCTATAATTGCGCTGCCCTCCACGACCAGTAAGGGCCTTAGCAAAATTGTGCCCTTCCTGAAAGAGGGAGCAGGCGTAACGACCACCCGCGCCCACGTTCATTATATCGTTACGGAGTACGGTATTGCCGACCTTTACGGGCAGAACCTGCGTCAGCGGGCTCGGGCGCTTATCAACATCGCCCACCCCGACCACCGGGAGGAGCTAGACCGGCAGGCGTTCGAGCGGTTCGGTAGGTTGTCCTAA
- a CDS encoding beta-galactosidase (KEGG: scl:sce4297 Beta-glucosidase~TIGRFAM: beta-galactosidase~PFAM: glycoside hydrolase family 1): MKHDFGPGFVWGTATAAYQIEGAVDRDGRGPSIWDTFSHQKGKIKTGEHGDIACEFYDRYESDLRLHKELGFDAFRFSLSWSRILPDGLGPKHGGRINEAGLRFYDQLIDHCLSLGITPWITLYHWDLPQALENKGGWPNRQIVDWFAEYTDVCTKAFGHKVKHWLILNEPLASSILGYFTGQHAPGRRSFRNLLPAIHHTALAQAEGGRVVRQNIPDAEVGTTFSCSPIDPFTPGDQAAANRVDALLNRLFLEPTLGLGYPTKELPFLSGIAKKVAKPGDMERLAFNFDFIGLQHYFRAVVEQSYFMPYLWAKDVSPLRRNVQTITEMGWEVYPESMYRIIRQFAQYEGVKKIYITESGAAFYDTVEQGRVNDIARMEYHQNYLRNVLRAKQEGIPVAGYFAWTFLDNFEWAEGYRPRFGLVYVDFRTQQRIVKASGRWFQQMLANPILQTHK; encoded by the coding sequence ATGAAGCACGATTTCGGACCCGGCTTTGTCTGGGGAACGGCCACGGCTGCCTATCAGATTGAAGGTGCCGTAGACCGCGACGGGCGGGGACCATCCATCTGGGATACATTCAGCCATCAGAAAGGAAAGATCAAAACCGGGGAGCATGGCGATATTGCCTGCGAGTTCTACGACCGTTACGAATCAGATCTTCGGCTGCATAAAGAACTGGGTTTCGATGCCTTTCGGTTCTCGCTTTCCTGGTCACGCATTCTGCCCGACGGCCTCGGCCCCAAACACGGTGGTCGTATCAACGAAGCGGGACTGCGCTTTTACGACCAGCTTATCGATCACTGCCTGTCGCTCGGCATAACCCCCTGGATTACGCTGTACCACTGGGACTTACCACAGGCGCTTGAAAACAAAGGAGGCTGGCCCAATCGCCAGATTGTCGACTGGTTTGCCGAGTACACCGATGTCTGTACGAAAGCGTTTGGGCACAAAGTCAAACACTGGCTCATTCTTAATGAACCACTGGCTTCGTCCATCCTTGGGTACTTCACCGGCCAGCACGCACCCGGTCGGCGAAGCTTTCGGAATTTGTTACCGGCCATTCATCATACAGCCCTGGCGCAGGCCGAAGGTGGACGGGTTGTACGGCAGAATATTCCCGATGCGGAGGTGGGCACTACCTTTTCCTGCTCACCCATCGACCCGTTTACCCCCGGCGATCAGGCGGCAGCCAACCGGGTGGATGCCCTGCTCAACCGGCTTTTTCTGGAACCAACCCTCGGCCTGGGTTACCCGACAAAGGAGTTGCCGTTTCTGTCGGGCATAGCCAAAAAAGTAGCCAAGCCGGGCGATATGGAGCGGCTGGCTTTCAACTTTGACTTCATTGGATTACAGCATTACTTCAGGGCGGTAGTCGAGCAGTCGTATTTCATGCCGTATTTATGGGCAAAGGACGTTTCGCCCCTCCGCCGAAACGTACAGACGATCACCGAAATGGGCTGGGAGGTGTACCCCGAAAGTATGTACCGGATCATTCGGCAGTTCGCGCAGTACGAAGGCGTCAAAAAAATATACATTACCGAAAGCGGGGCTGCCTTTTACGACACAGTAGAGCAGGGCAGGGTAAACGACATCGCCCGGATGGAATACCACCAAAATTATTTGCGTAACGTTCTCCGGGCCAAACAGGAGGGTATACCCGTAGCGGGGTATTTTGCCTGGACTTTCCTCGACAACTTCGAATGGGCCGAGGGCTATCGGCCCCGCTTCGGCCTGGTGTATGTCGATTTTCGGACGCAGCAACGTATTGTAAAGGCATCAGGGCGATGGTTTCAGCAGATGTTGGCCAATCCGATCTTACAGACCCATAAATAG
- a CDS encoding Bile acid:sodium symporter (PFAM: Bile acid:sodium symporter~KEGG: azc:AZC_2940 putative Na+-dependent transporter), producing the protein MAKATLGSLLARVGLDWFILALLAMIGLAKFWPEPGIQEGPFSLSALANYGVTMIFFFYGLRLNFDQLKEGLRNYRLHLLIHSSTFIVFPAVVLAARSFFMTPDTELLWLGIFYVAALPSTVSSSIVMVSIAQGNIPAAIFNASISSLIGVFITPLWMSYLLTSTNGQYDLNSVIGKLTIQVIVPVILGLLLNRRLGWFAERHKSSLRYFDQLTILLIVYTAFCESFSLNLFASYSAADLLELAGMMLGLFLLIFGFIHLVSRLLNFNREDRITALFCGSKKSLVQGSVMANVLFPGNIAGVVLLPIMVYHALQLIVASIIAQGMAHRQEEKEKAIQA; encoded by the coding sequence ATGGCAAAAGCTACATTAGGTTCCCTTTTGGCCCGTGTTGGGCTCGACTGGTTCATTCTTGCTCTGTTGGCTATGATTGGGCTGGCCAAATTCTGGCCCGAACCCGGCATTCAGGAAGGCCCGTTTTCGCTGTCGGCGCTGGCCAATTATGGCGTTACGATGATTTTCTTTTTCTATGGACTTCGCCTGAATTTCGACCAGCTAAAGGAAGGGTTGCGTAACTATCGGCTGCATTTACTCATTCATTCGTCCACCTTTATTGTCTTCCCCGCCGTTGTGCTGGCAGCGCGTTCGTTTTTTATGACGCCTGATACCGAATTACTCTGGCTGGGCATTTTCTACGTAGCAGCCTTGCCCTCTACGGTGTCGTCATCTATTGTGATGGTTTCCATTGCTCAGGGCAACATTCCGGCTGCTATCTTCAACGCCAGTATCTCCAGCCTGATTGGCGTGTTTATTACTCCGCTCTGGATGAGCTATCTGCTGACCAGTACCAATGGCCAGTACGACCTCAATAGTGTGATTGGGAAACTGACAATTCAGGTCATTGTTCCTGTCATACTGGGTCTGCTACTGAATCGGCGGCTGGGTTGGTTTGCCGAACGACATAAATCGTCTCTGCGCTACTTCGACCAGCTGACTATTCTGTTGATCGTCTATACGGCATTTTGTGAATCGTTTTCGCTCAACTTGTTCGCCAGCTACTCAGCAGCTGACCTACTCGAACTGGCGGGTATGATGCTGGGCTTGTTCTTACTTATTTTCGGCTTTATTCACCTCGTCAGTCGTTTGTTGAATTTTAACCGGGAAGACCGCATTACGGCCTTGTTCTGCGGTTCTAAAAAATCGCTGGTGCAGGGCAGCGTTATGGCCAATGTACTGTTTCCGGGCAACATTGCCGGGGTTGTGCTGCTGCCCATTATGGTATACCACGCCCTACAGCTGATTGTGGCCAGTATCATTGCTCAGGGCATGGCCCACCGGCAGGAAGAAAAAGAAAAGGCCATTCAGGCGTAA
- a CDS encoding maltose O-acetyltransferase (KEGG: mxa:MXAN_3892 maltose O-acetyltransferase): MKTEKEKMLAGELYNALDPELTQERIRTRLLLKALNEGPEDQPERRTRVLHELIPHSGKGFWMQPPFFCDYGYNIILGDNVFFNFNCVVLDVMTVTVGSRTLFGPNVQIYAASHPINWSERASGLEYAKPITIGEDVWVGGSVVICPGVTIGDRSVIGAGSVVTRDIPADVFAAGNPCRVIRKLTESETSESAKQVE; encoded by the coding sequence ATGAAAACTGAAAAAGAAAAAATGCTCGCCGGAGAGCTGTACAACGCGCTCGACCCGGAACTTACGCAGGAACGAATTCGGACGCGGTTACTGCTGAAGGCCTTAAACGAAGGCCCGGAAGACCAGCCTGAACGTCGAACCCGCGTATTACATGAGTTGATTCCCCATTCGGGTAAAGGATTTTGGATGCAACCTCCGTTCTTTTGTGATTACGGATACAACATTATTCTGGGTGATAATGTCTTTTTTAATTTCAACTGTGTGGTGCTGGATGTAATGACCGTTACGGTCGGAAGCAGAACCTTGTTTGGCCCCAATGTGCAGATCTATGCGGCAAGTCATCCAATAAACTGGAGCGAACGGGCATCCGGGCTTGAGTATGCCAAACCCATTACCATCGGGGAGGATGTCTGGGTTGGCGGTAGCGTTGTGATTTGTCCCGGCGTAACGATAGGTGACCGGAGCGTGATTGGCGCGGGGAGTGTGGTAACCCGCGACATACCAGCCGATGTTTTTGCGGCTGGTAATCCATGCCGGGTCATCCGAAAACTAACTGAGTCGGAAACGAGTGAGTCAGCTAAACAAGTCGAATGA